The Brachyhypopomus gauderio isolate BG-103 chromosome 1, BGAUD_0.2, whole genome shotgun sequence genome includes a window with the following:
- the LOC143525284 gene encoding uncharacterized protein LOC143525284 has protein sequence MGYKCGIVSLIILLFVPVSVSLGDTVRVTCHPQTICALRESTVELKCSHSNIDITTFFWFSPKQQTKWRNEDHPEDLVLDSDYAGRVSYTEITKSSSALKITDLRERDSGEYHLMLFTGTGEKYHSSTPVNLTVSGLQVRVTPVSRLQGQNALNCITSCTLNFNNVQRYFWYKNGQYTKKYTDDNNAFDLSSRDEGTYSCSFIGINDILSPPVCVSDEPCWSVSYTDRRVCVVEGSSVEFPCTYSHPSDEKVNHTFWFYVRPKEDPQDLSLEEQFAGRVEFVGDKERSCTLRIRDLRKSDSGEYRFKFSTKGGENLSGKPGVILIVTDLQVRVSSTPVSEGQSVTLSCSTTCTLSYNPTYIWYKNGQRVTHNPTKHNKLYLESADSGDVLQYSCALGGPEGGIAIKHITVGVAVCLGVILITGALWMWCVIRRKRRADTHTDIQIPPNSTDDTYTELNPSTMSSDYNTLTPVTGTYASLNPANMTSDYNTLRGVNASNHHLHKALLRGATGASATDYENLQTLTIATHPRILTIATHPTRLTIALYYKPGVANPRLASRMRLFAWFHAAPQPVRGLTCTNGATHCYIFVVHG, from the exons ATGGGCTATAAATGTGGAATTGTGTCCCTGATCATCCTGCTGTTTGTTCCAG TTTCAGTTTCTCTAGGTGACACTGTCAGGGTGACATGTCATCCTCAGACCATCTGTGCTCTGCGGGAGTCAACGGTGGAGCTGAAATGTTCTCACTCAAACATCGACATCACAACATTCTTCTGGTTCAGCCCAAAACAACAAACTAAATGGAGGAATGAGGACCATCCAGAGGATTTAGTGTTAGACTCAGACTACGCAGGGCGTGTGAGCTACACTGAGATCACAAAATCCAGCTCAGCTCTTAAAATAACAGACCTGAGAGAAAGAGACTCAGGAGAATATCACCTCATGCTCTTTACAGGAACAGGAGAGAAATATCACAGCTCAACACCAGTCAACCTAACAGTTTCAG GCCTGCAGGTGAGAGTGACCCCTGTCTCCAGACTGCAAGGACAAAATGCTCTCAACTGCATCACTTCCTGCACTCTGAACTTTAACAACGTCCAACGTTACTTCTGGTACAAGAATGGACAATATACAAAAAAGTACACAGATGACAACAATGCCTTTGATTTATCCAGTAGAGATGAAGGCACTTACTCCTGCTCTTTCATTGGCATTAATGATATTCTCTCCCCTCCAGTGT GTGTTTCTGATGAGCCATGTTGGAGTGTGAGCTACACAgacagaagagtgtgtgttgtggagggATCATCAGTGGAGTTTCCCTGCACTTACTCACATCCCAGTGATGAGAAAGTTAATCACACATTCTGGTTTTATGTTCGTCCTAAAGAGGATCCACAGGACCTGAGTCTGGAAGAACAGTTTGCTGGTCGAGTGGAGTTTGTTGGAGATAAAGAGAGAAGCTGCACTCTGAGAATCAGAGATCTGAGAAAGAGTGATTCTGGAGAATATCGCTTTAAATTCAGCACTAAAGGGGGAGAGAATTTAAGTGGTAAACCAGGAGTCATTCTGATTGTTACAG ATCTGCAGGTGAGAGTGAGCTCCACCCCAGTATCAGAGGGACAGTCAGTAAcactgagctgcagcacaacctgcACTCTGTCCTACAACCCCACCTACATCTGGTACAAGAATGGACAGCGTGTAACCCACAACCCCACCAAACACAACAAACTCTACCTGGAGTCAGCAGACAGTGGGGATGTTCTCCAGTATTCATGTGCTTTAGGAG GTCCAGAGGGGGGAATAGCGATAAAGCACATCACAGTGGGCGTGGCAGTCTGTCTGGGTGTAATTCTCATCACAGGAGCTCTGTGGATGTGGTGTGTGATCAGGAGGAAGAgaagagcagacacacacacagatattcag aTCCCTCCAAACTCTACAGATGACACGTACACAGAGCTCAACCCTTCAACCATGTCTTCAGATTACAACACTCTCACT CCTGTTACAGGTACATACGCATCcttgaatcctgcaaacatgacctCTGATTATAACACCCTGAGA GGTGTTAATGCTTCAAACCATCACCTTCATAAAGCCCTGCTGAGAGGAGCTACAGGAGCTTCAGCAACAGATTATGAGAATTTACAGACACTCACCATAGCAACACATCCAAGAATACTCACCATAGCAACACATCCAACAAGACTCACTATAGCACTATACTATaaaccaggggtggccaacccgcggctcgcgagccgcatgcggctctttgcctggtttcatgcggctccccagccggtccgcgggctcacctgcacaaacggggcgacacactgctacattttcgtggtgcacggttag